One part of the Ochrobactrum quorumnocens genome encodes these proteins:
- a CDS encoding copper homeostasis protein CutC, translated as MNKILLEVCVDDAEGLAAAIEGGADRIELCSALAIGGLTPSIGLMQLSAKAPIPVMAMIRPRAGNFIWSEDELQIMEAEIAATRALGLPGVVIGANLPDGRLDQPALQRLVKAADGLEIALHRSIDLTPDVVEAVEIAKQLGVNRILSSGGAQKAVSGLERLATMHKAAGDEIVIMPGSGVNIDTLPTILAALPDIIEIHASCSAPLPADQTLLHFGFAAPGATRTAANKVAELRAALEQS; from the coding sequence TTGAACAAAATATTGCTGGAAGTCTGTGTCGATGATGCAGAAGGCTTGGCCGCTGCCATCGAAGGCGGCGCTGATCGTATCGAGCTCTGCTCGGCACTTGCCATTGGCGGACTGACACCGTCCATTGGTCTCATGCAGCTCTCCGCAAAAGCCCCCATCCCGGTCATGGCGATGATACGCCCGCGCGCGGGGAACTTCATCTGGAGCGAAGATGAATTGCAGATCATGGAAGCCGAGATTGCAGCAACACGGGCCCTTGGCCTCCCCGGTGTGGTGATCGGCGCAAATCTGCCCGATGGCCGGCTCGACCAACCCGCGCTCCAACGACTGGTGAAAGCGGCAGATGGCCTTGAAATAGCACTGCATCGCTCAATCGATCTGACACCTGATGTCGTGGAAGCTGTTGAGATTGCCAAACAACTCGGCGTCAACCGAATTCTGTCCTCTGGCGGCGCTCAGAAGGCCGTGTCCGGCCTGGAAAGATTGGCGACAATGCACAAAGCAGCCGGGGACGAGATCGTCATCATGCCAGGCTCAGGCGTCAATATCGATACGCTACCTACAATCCTTGCGGCCCTACCAGATATCATCGAAATCCACGCGTCTTGTAGCGCGCCGCTACCCGCCGATCAGACACTGTTGCATTTCGGTTTCGCCGCTCCTGGAGCTACTCGAACGGCAGCGAACAAAGTCGCCGAATTGCGCGCCGCACTTGAGCAAAGCTAA
- a CDS encoding DeoR/GlpR family DNA-binding transcription regulator has protein sequence MQLTEDLYQTVQAAAAELTPKLRGICQLIESDPVGFIRSTARELCNQLGTSEPTLIRFCQRFGYTGLADFRIDLALSLAQKPALTPLGVESNPVDRRAVNFDAKDTIGRKAVHLLEGDTAVLFDNGSSTERLAAHLGNLAPLVIMTRSLDVAQTVLSHKQHQVMLTGGNIRRETMSVTGRLVDTALSEMRFDTFVMGADSIDPETGVSTFLEDEAHQNRAMIEASGRVIVLADKTKFSKPRLHRICAMDRISAIVTDLEPNHEMANRIRERGVRFISTQEDGVND, from the coding sequence TTGCAACTGACCGAAGACCTCTATCAGACTGTGCAGGCAGCGGCGGCGGAGCTTACTCCGAAGCTACGCGGCATATGTCAGTTGATCGAAAGCGATCCGGTCGGCTTTATACGCTCCACTGCGCGCGAGTTGTGCAACCAGCTCGGCACGTCAGAGCCGACACTCATCCGTTTCTGTCAGCGCTTTGGTTATACTGGTCTTGCCGATTTTCGTATCGATCTTGCTTTATCACTGGCCCAAAAGCCAGCCCTCACCCCTCTTGGTGTTGAATCCAATCCGGTTGATCGACGCGCCGTTAACTTCGACGCAAAGGATACAATCGGGCGCAAGGCAGTCCACCTCCTAGAAGGTGATACGGCTGTACTCTTCGACAATGGTTCCAGCACTGAGCGTCTTGCAGCGCATCTTGGCAATCTTGCGCCGCTTGTCATCATGACCCGCAGCCTTGATGTGGCGCAGACCGTACTCAGCCACAAGCAGCATCAGGTGATGCTGACCGGCGGCAACATTCGCCGTGAAACCATGTCCGTGACCGGACGACTGGTTGATACGGCTCTTTCCGAAATGCGCTTCGACACCTTCGTCATGGGCGCTGACAGCATTGACCCGGAAACCGGCGTCAGCACATTTCTGGAAGACGAAGCCCATCAGAACCGCGCGATGATTGAAGCTTCTGGCCGCGTCATCGTGCTGGCCGACAAAACGAAATTCAGCAAACCACGGCTGCATCGTATTTGCGCAATGGATCGGATTTCAGCAATCGTGACCGATCTTGAGCCAAACCATGAAATGGCCAACCGCATCCGCGAACGTGGCGTGCGTTTCATCAGTACTCAAGAGGACGGCGTTAATGACTAA
- a CDS encoding SIS domain-containing protein, whose protein sequence is MTKLETSHTWQEIHAQPGIWQAWAEPLAAQSAEIREWIAAKGIKRIVFSGAGTSAFIGQVLASTKTGAISLAAIATTDIVSNPSETLINDAELLVVQFGRSGNSSETIATLDLLDEHFPKVHRLNITCNGESALAVRPAKGPGEQRVIVLPEATHDRAFAMTSSYTTMLLSALACIDATADVAAKLGDLSAAAAKAIAQLDSTPAPHSERAIFLGSGALTGVARESALKVLELTAGQVMTNWDSTLGFRHGPKASVVGDTRVVVFIHSDQHSERYDLDIAREIAQQFPLATVTTVGGEGCDLALQLTAANHQGDSRWDAVLYVLLAQIWSARWSAELDLNIDNPFIDQGNLTRVVSGVKIYPFKA, encoded by the coding sequence ATGACTAAGCTGGAAACGAGCCACACCTGGCAGGAAATTCACGCACAGCCCGGCATCTGGCAGGCATGGGCCGAGCCGCTTGCCGCGCAATCGGCTGAAATCCGCGAATGGATCGCCGCAAAGGGCATCAAACGTATCGTGTTCAGTGGTGCTGGTACGTCAGCCTTCATCGGGCAGGTCCTTGCCTCGACAAAGACTGGCGCAATTTCGCTGGCAGCTATTGCGACCACCGATATCGTTTCCAATCCGTCTGAAACGCTGATCAATGACGCAGAACTCCTTGTCGTGCAGTTTGGCCGCAGCGGCAACAGCTCGGAAACCATTGCAACGCTCGATCTGCTGGATGAGCATTTCCCTAAAGTCCATCGTCTCAACATTACCTGCAACGGTGAAAGCGCATTGGCAGTCCGCCCAGCAAAAGGTCCGGGTGAACAGCGCGTGATTGTGTTGCCTGAAGCAACCCACGATCGCGCCTTTGCCATGACTTCGAGCTATACGACAATGCTTCTGTCGGCGCTCGCCTGCATCGACGCTACGGCTGACGTGGCGGCAAAACTTGGCGATCTTTCTGCTGCGGCTGCCAAGGCAATCGCCCAACTTGACTCCACCCCTGCACCGCATTCTGAACGTGCGATTTTTCTTGGTTCCGGCGCATTGACCGGCGTCGCGCGCGAAAGCGCGCTCAAGGTGCTCGAGCTAACCGCAGGTCAGGTCATGACCAATTGGGACAGCACACTCGGCTTTCGTCACGGCCCGAAGGCCTCAGTCGTTGGAGATACCCGCGTCGTGGTCTTCATCCATTCAGATCAACACTCAGAGCGCTATGATCTCGATATCGCCCGCGAAATCGCGCAACAATTTCCGCTCGCAACCGTCACAACCGTTGGCGGTGAAGGCTGTGATCTCGCACTTCAGTTGACTGCTGCCAATCATCAAGGTGACAGCCGCTGGGATGCTGTGCTTTATGTGCTTTTGGCGCAAATCTGGTCTGCCCGCTGGTCTGCGGAACTCGATCTCAATATCGACAATCCATTTATCGATCAAGGCAACCTGACACGCGTCGTTTCCGGGGTTAAGATTTACCCCTTTAAAGCATGA
- a CDS encoding ROK family protein, whose protein sequence is MICGAIDLGGTKIEGRLFDANMETVLTRRIPTPVSSFEDFIEGLAAQIEWLNETSGNPKLPVGISLPGWIDPATGHGFASNIPITGRDVGAALVARFGRSFPLMNDCMAFAYSEVHGGAGEGGDVVIGLIVGTGMGAGLVINGDIPPRYNGLALEIGHTGMPARILSQQNLPLIPCGCGKTGCMERYVSGTGLADISKIKLGETISNQELTLRASSGDVAAEQVLNDWAELMAESLLTMQLVVDPDCIVMGGGLSNMEGVAERVSKAFEKQKLGPTRIPGIKTARFGDSSGARGVALYALRAHLNQLESHSNTL, encoded by the coding sequence ATGATCTGCGGCGCCATTGATCTGGGCGGCACTAAAATTGAGGGTCGTCTGTTCGACGCGAATATGGAAACCGTTCTGACGCGGCGGATTCCAACTCCTGTGAGCAGTTTCGAGGATTTCATCGAAGGGCTGGCGGCACAGATTGAATGGCTGAACGAAACATCCGGCAATCCGAAATTGCCCGTTGGCATCAGCTTACCAGGCTGGATTGACCCCGCCACCGGCCACGGCTTTGCCTCCAACATCCCCATCACCGGGCGTGATGTGGGTGCAGCACTCGTGGCGCGCTTTGGACGCAGCTTTCCGCTGATGAACGACTGTATGGCTTTCGCTTATTCGGAAGTTCACGGCGGTGCGGGCGAAGGCGGCGACGTCGTGATTGGCCTCATTGTAGGCACCGGCATGGGTGCAGGCCTTGTGATCAATGGAGATATTCCACCGCGCTATAATGGTCTGGCGCTGGAAATCGGCCATACGGGCATGCCAGCACGTATTTTAAGTCAGCAGAACCTGCCCTTGATCCCTTGCGGCTGTGGTAAGACTGGATGCATGGAGCGCTATGTTTCCGGCACAGGTCTTGCCGATATTTCAAAGATCAAGCTTGGTGAAACAATTTCCAATCAGGAACTCACACTACGCGCATCCAGTGGTGATGTAGCGGCAGAACAGGTGCTCAATGACTGGGCAGAACTGATGGCGGAATCGCTACTGACGATGCAGCTCGTCGTCGACCCCGATTGCATTGTGATGGGCGGCGGTCTTTCCAACATGGAAGGTGTTGCCGAACGCGTATCGAAAGCATTCGAAAAGCAAAAGCTTGGCCCAACCCGCATACCAGGGATCAAAACAGCCCGTTTCGGCGACAGTTCCGGCGCGCGCGGCGTTGCACTCTACGCACTTCGAGCGCATTTGAATCAGCTTGAGTCACATTCAAATACACTCTAA
- the nagA gene encoding N-acetylglucosamine-6-phosphate deacetylase, with amino-acid sequence MSRLVAPDFVFLNGRLQTGLVAEISASGINRLRPCKSDETPDLTPHILMPACIDLQVNGAGGVMLNSDTSAKGIAHIISTLRKLGTGWVLPTLITCEPERIIQAAHAAVECKGMDGFFGLHIEGPHLNPARKGTHRVEFIRPMDASTLEALKILRKADVPVMLTLAPEMVPSDTIQQIVDMGVVVSAGHTNGTTDEAKAGLEAGISCYTHLYNAMPPMTSREPGVVGTAIGSDAFVGIIVDGHHVTWEMVGIAWRARPKRDRMFLVSDAMSTIGGPDHFELYGERIEVRDGALVNAAGSLAGAHIDMVGCLANLVQQVGVPLEEAIRAACVVPADVMGRAAPNLSSGTPVPELLALDKALKRISL; translated from the coding sequence ATGAGCCGTCTTGTCGCCCCAGACTTTGTATTCCTCAATGGGCGTCTTCAGACCGGTCTTGTGGCCGAGATCAGCGCTTCGGGCATCAACCGCCTGCGTCCGTGCAAATCAGATGAAACCCCGGACCTGACACCGCATATCCTGATGCCCGCCTGTATTGATTTGCAGGTCAACGGCGCGGGCGGCGTCATGCTGAATTCAGATACCAGTGCCAAGGGTATCGCGCATATTATTTCCACACTTCGCAAACTCGGCACCGGATGGGTACTGCCAACGCTGATCACCTGCGAGCCGGAGCGCATCATTCAGGCGGCTCACGCCGCCGTCGAATGCAAGGGTATGGACGGCTTCTTCGGCCTGCATATCGAAGGCCCACATCTGAACCCTGCCCGCAAGGGTACGCATCGTGTCGAATTTATCCGCCCTATGGATGCATCCACGCTTGAAGCGCTGAAAATCCTGCGCAAGGCTGATGTGCCGGTGATGCTGACGCTTGCGCCGGAAATGGTGCCAAGCGATACCATTCAACAGATCGTCGATATGGGCGTTGTGGTTTCGGCAGGTCATACCAATGGCACGACCGATGAGGCAAAGGCAGGCCTTGAAGCTGGCATCAGCTGCTACACCCATCTTTACAATGCCATGCCGCCAATGACCTCGCGTGAGCCGGGCGTGGTTGGCACCGCAATTGGCAGCGATGCTTTCGTCGGCATCATTGTCGACGGACATCATGTGACATGGGAGATGGTCGGCATTGCATGGCGTGCGCGCCCAAAACGTGACCGCATGTTCCTTGTGTCTGACGCCATGTCCACCATTGGTGGGCCGGATCATTTCGAACTTTACGGTGAACGGATCGAAGTGCGCGACGGCGCCCTCGTCAATGCCGCCGGTTCACTTGCTGGTGCCCATATCGATATGGTCGGCTGTCTCGCCAATCTCGTTCAACAAGTCGGCGTGCCACTTGAAGAGGCGATCCGTGCCGCCTGTGTTGTGCCTGCGGATGTGATGGGACGCGCTGCGCCAAATCTTTCTTCCGGAACGCCCGTGCCTGAGCTTCTTGCTCTCGACAAGGCTTTGAAGCGCATTTCCCTCTGA
- a CDS encoding M20 aminoacylase family protein: protein MTDNKLGAFGDELKAIRRHLHSIPELGLEEVETSDYIASTLEKWGYELSRGLAKTGIVASLRRGSSNRSIGFRADFDALPILEETELPYASKNAGKMHACGHDGHTAMLLGAAWSLAQDTDFSGTVHFIFQPAEENFGGAQIMIEEGLFERFPCDQVFALHNWPGLQAGKFASKAGPIAASIDALTLTVRGSGGHGAEPEKTVDPIVVASSIVMALQTIVARNVSPHQASVITVGAFNSGAVCNVIPDAATLEISMRATDPAIRKTLRDKVEQVAKMQAASYGADVSFDWMTGYPATINDAGAFEQAKATVSQHYGEDAFEELDKPFMGSEDFSFMLEKTAGAYLLIGNGESSGLHTSKYNFNDEILERGVSFFHNLAKDSLKV, encoded by the coding sequence ATGACGGACAATAAACTGGGTGCATTCGGCGATGAACTGAAAGCTATCCGCAGGCATCTGCACAGCATTCCGGAGCTGGGCCTGGAGGAAGTTGAGACTTCCGACTATATCGCCTCAACGCTCGAAAAATGGGGTTATGAGTTAAGCCGTGGCCTTGCGAAGACTGGCATCGTTGCTTCTCTGCGTCGCGGCAGCTCAAACCGCTCCATCGGTTTCCGCGCTGATTTCGATGCACTGCCAATTCTCGAAGAAACTGAATTGCCTTATGCGAGCAAGAACGCTGGCAAGATGCATGCTTGTGGCCATGATGGCCATACGGCAATGCTGCTGGGCGCGGCTTGGTCGCTTGCGCAGGATACGGACTTTTCTGGAACCGTTCATTTCATCTTCCAGCCCGCCGAAGAAAACTTCGGTGGTGCTCAGATCATGATCGAAGAAGGCCTTTTTGAGCGCTTCCCCTGCGATCAGGTTTTTGCCCTGCATAACTGGCCGGGTCTTCAAGCCGGCAAGTTTGCCTCGAAGGCTGGACCAATTGCGGCGTCCATCGATGCGTTGACGCTCACGGTAAGGGGCAGCGGCGGGCACGGTGCAGAACCGGAAAAAACAGTCGATCCGATCGTTGTGGCCTCAAGCATCGTGATGGCTTTGCAAACAATCGTCGCCCGTAATGTTTCGCCGCATCAGGCAAGTGTCATCACGGTTGGCGCATTTAATTCCGGTGCGGTTTGCAACGTTATTCCCGATGCGGCCACGCTCGAAATTTCGATGCGCGCGACCGATCCGGCCATCCGCAAAACGTTGCGCGATAAGGTCGAGCAGGTGGCAAAGATGCAGGCGGCAAGTTATGGCGCCGATGTCAGCTTTGACTGGATGACCGGTTATCCTGCAACCATCAATGATGCGGGGGCATTCGAGCAGGCAAAAGCCACGGTTTCCCAGCATTATGGCGAAGACGCATTTGAAGAGCTGGATAAGCCGTTCATGGGCAGCGAAGACTTTTCCTTCATGCTGGAAAAGACTGCTGGTGCCTATCTCCTGATCGGAAATGGTGAAAGCTCCGGCCTGCATACGTCGAAGTATAATTTCAACGATGAAATTCTGGAGCGCGGCGTGTCCTTCTTCCATAATCTGGCCAAGGACAGCCTCAAAGTCTAG
- a CDS encoding ABC transporter ATP-binding protein, giving the protein MTSMALAVKNIHKSFAGVEVLKGISFEAKKGDVISLIGSSGSGKSTLLRCINYLETPDQGEIAVAGEVIRTKVGRDGKSHAADPRQLEHIRTRLGMVFQSFNLWSHRTIVENIIEGPIHVLGMSKAEALAEAEVLMEKVGITPKRDQYPSQLSGGQQQRAAIARALAMKPEVMLFDEPTSALDPELVTEVLQVIKKLAREGRTMVMVTHEMALAREISSEVIFLHQGLVEERGSPDIVMRNPQSPRLRQFLHMS; this is encoded by the coding sequence ATGACTTCCATGGCACTGGCCGTCAAAAATATTCACAAGAGCTTCGCAGGCGTCGAAGTTCTCAAAGGCATCTCCTTTGAAGCGAAGAAAGGCGATGTCATATCGCTGATAGGCAGCAGCGGCTCCGGTAAGAGCACATTGCTTCGCTGCATCAACTATCTGGAGACGCCCGACCAGGGAGAGATCGCCGTTGCGGGCGAGGTGATCCGCACGAAAGTCGGACGCGATGGAAAATCGCATGCCGCCGATCCGCGTCAGCTTGAACATATCCGCACACGTCTTGGCATGGTCTTCCAGAGCTTCAATCTCTGGTCCCATCGCACCATCGTTGAGAATATCATCGAAGGACCGATCCACGTTCTAGGCATGTCGAAGGCGGAAGCACTGGCCGAGGCTGAGGTGCTGATGGAGAAGGTGGGTATCACGCCCAAGCGCGATCAGTATCCGAGCCAGCTCTCCGGGGGGCAGCAGCAACGTGCCGCGATCGCGCGCGCGCTCGCAATGAAGCCTGAAGTCATGCTGTTCGATGAGCCGACCTCAGCACTCGACCCGGAACTCGTGACGGAAGTGCTGCAGGTTATCAAAAAGCTCGCTAGAGAAGGCCGGACAATGGTGATGGTGACGCATGAAATGGCGCTGGCACGCGAAATTTCGAGCGAAGTCATCTTTCTGCATCAGGGACTGGTTGAAGAGCGCGGTTCGCCTGATATCGTGATGCGCAATCCGCAGTCACCGCGTTTGCGCCAGTTCCTGCATATGAGTTGA
- a CDS encoding ABC transporter permease → MESITKIVEFLPPLIKAMPLTLLLTATAGVIGLIFGTLSALARLSSSRILKWPAFVYTFIFRGTPLLVQLYLIYYGLGQILPGTWVRHSFLWPYMRDGLWYAVFALSLNQGAYNAEVIRGAIKSIPRGQIEAALSIGMSRFKILRRITLPLAFRHCMPVLTSDLIILLKSTSLASTITIMEVMGTARALQRSSLSIFEPLIAAGILYFTVVFILTRIMNVIERRMSGSRASMV, encoded by the coding sequence ATGGAATCGATTACAAAAATCGTTGAGTTCTTACCGCCTCTCATCAAGGCAATGCCGCTCACTCTGCTTTTGACGGCTACGGCAGGTGTTATTGGTCTCATTTTCGGTACGCTTAGCGCGCTGGCACGGCTTTCAAGCAGCCGCATTCTGAAATGGCCGGCTTTTGTCTACACGTTCATTTTCCGTGGCACGCCGCTTCTGGTTCAGCTTTATCTGATCTATTACGGGCTTGGGCAGATCCTGCCAGGCACATGGGTCAGACACAGCTTCCTCTGGCCATATATGCGTGATGGATTGTGGTATGCCGTGTTTGCGTTGAGCCTCAATCAGGGCGCTTATAATGCCGAGGTTATTCGCGGCGCTATCAAGTCAATTCCGCGTGGTCAGATTGAAGCGGCGCTTTCCATCGGTATGAGCCGGTTCAAGATTTTGCGTCGCATCACCCTGCCGCTGGCCTTCCGTCATTGTATGCCGGTTCTGACCAGCGATCTGATCATCCTGCTTAAATCCACCTCGCTCGCTTCCACAATCACGATCATGGAAGTGATGGGAACCGCACGCGCGTTGCAGCGCAGTTCCTTATCGATCTTTGAGCCGTTGATTGCGGCAGGCATTCTCTATTTCACAGTTGTGTTCATCCTCACCCGGATCATGAATGTGATCGAACGGCGCATGAGTGGCTCACGCGCCTCGATGGTCTGA
- a CDS encoding ABC transporter permease yields MDSYWQLLAWGSEGWGDEFAHGLMMTLQVSAVAFAVSFLFGLTGASGKLSRNRYIKAIADFYTTVVRALPELLVILLLYFSVATGAERLLKATGLVGNDFQFSAFWAAIIALAFVNGAFMTEVLRASYLAIPRGQIEAALSIGMRRRQIFTRVTFPQMMRHAVPGIGNLWLSITKESAIISVLGSFHELLYTGYRAAASTKQYIFFYGLTAFLFLAITLVSVIVIAQLEKRLSRGHG; encoded by the coding sequence ATGGATTCTTATTGGCAACTGTTGGCCTGGGGAAGTGAGGGCTGGGGAGACGAGTTCGCGCATGGGCTTATGATGACCTTGCAGGTCTCGGCCGTAGCATTCGCAGTCTCGTTTCTTTTCGGGCTCACCGGCGCCTCCGGTAAACTTTCGCGTAATCGCTACATAAAAGCGATTGCAGATTTTTATACGACGGTGGTTCGCGCCCTGCCTGAGTTGCTCGTTATTCTGCTGTTGTACTTCTCCGTTGCGACGGGTGCCGAACGCCTTCTGAAAGCAACAGGCCTTGTCGGAAACGATTTCCAGTTCAGCGCCTTCTGGGCTGCGATCATCGCACTGGCTTTCGTCAATGGTGCGTTCATGACGGAAGTGCTACGGGCTTCCTATCTTGCCATTCCACGCGGTCAGATCGAAGCTGCTCTTTCCATCGGAATGCGCAGACGCCAGATATTTACCCGCGTCACCTTTCCGCAAATGATGCGTCATGCAGTGCCCGGCATCGGCAATCTGTGGCTATCGATCACTAAGGAAAGCGCGATCATATCGGTGTTGGGTTCCTTCCATGAACTGCTTTACACCGGCTATCGTGCAGCTGCTTCCACCAAGCAGTACATCTTCTTTTATGGCCTCACGGCATTCCTGTTTTTGGCCATCACACTTGTCTCTGTCATTGTGATTGCGCAGCTTGAAAAGCGCTTGAGCCGGGGGCACGGATAA
- a CDS encoding transporter substrate-binding domain-containing protein: MVGFKGKIAGAIALAALASGAAQADGKLRLGMTPEPYMPFTQVNAAGEWEGLEADLSRALCEKLADKCEFKSMAWDGLIPSLTENKVDFIIGAFSVTDERRKVVDFSTPYYTEGTVVAGAKSDEDKISTVAASDGSGEVVDQAALSGKIVGVQTSSVQSAYMTKYLPDVSIKSYDTADNSVADLVAGRVDYVLAPDLFVQNFLKTSQGEDYEVKLVTPKSVVLGEGVAYAVRKGDTATLGKVDAALAELDKDGTLKSLVDKWIFEKK, translated from the coding sequence ATGGTGGGTTTTAAAGGGAAAATTGCTGGCGCGATCGCGCTTGCTGCCTTGGCCAGCGGTGCTGCTCAGGCTGACGGAAAACTTCGTCTTGGCATGACGCCAGAGCCTTATATGCCTTTCACCCAGGTTAATGCGGCGGGTGAATGGGAAGGGCTGGAAGCAGACCTTTCACGTGCCCTTTGCGAAAAGCTTGCCGACAAGTGCGAGTTCAAGTCGATGGCGTGGGATGGCCTCATTCCATCGCTCACTGAAAACAAGGTCGATTTCATCATCGGTGCGTTCTCCGTGACTGATGAACGCCGCAAGGTCGTCGATTTCAGCACGCCGTACTACACTGAAGGTACGGTCGTCGCTGGCGCCAAGTCTGATGAAGACAAAATCAGCACAGTCGCAGCAAGCGACGGTTCCGGTGAAGTCGTTGATCAGGCAGCCCTCTCAGGCAAGATCGTCGGTGTCCAGACATCAAGCGTCCAGTCGGCCTATATGACGAAATATCTTCCCGACGTTTCGATCAAAAGCTACGACACTGCTGACAATTCGGTTGCCGATCTGGTTGCAGGTCGTGTCGATTATGTTCTGGCACCAGATCTTTTCGTTCAGAACTTCCTGAAGACGTCGCAGGGCGAAGACTACGAGGTCAAGCTTGTGACGCCTAAGAGCGTCGTACTGGGCGAAGGCGTCGCCTATGCCGTTCGTAAGGGCGACACAGCAACGCTTGGAAAAGTCGATGCAGCACTTGCTGAACTTGACAAGGACGGCACTCTCAAGTCGCTGGTCGACAAGTGGATTTTTGAGAAGAAGTAA
- a CDS encoding dimethylarginine dimethylaminohydrolase family protein: MSSNRPVYEFNSIIVREPSRSVVNGLRALDTGNPTYEGVKAEHDAYIAAMRAADVEVTILPALEDFPDSIFVEDPALVFTEGAILLRPGALTRVGETAVIEPTLRQMFDTVVELPEPGFADGGDVLTTQKTVMIGLSARTDKAGAAALIASLDKIGRKGEVVSTPEGVLHFKTDCSLVDEETVLSTNRLAKSGVFSGLRQLIVPEGEEAAANALRVNDVVMVGSDFPRTIELLEKSGYNVVPLKTTEIGKIDAGLSCMSLRWYRK; encoded by the coding sequence ATGTCTTCTAACAGACCCGTTTATGAGTTTAATTCGATCATCGTCCGTGAGCCTTCGCGCTCGGTGGTAAATGGTCTTCGCGCGCTGGATACCGGCAACCCGACCTATGAAGGCGTGAAAGCTGAGCACGATGCTTATATCGCTGCCATGCGCGCCGCAGATGTTGAGGTTACGATCCTTCCTGCACTTGAAGATTTCCCAGATTCCATTTTCGTCGAAGACCCAGCACTTGTCTTCACCGAAGGTGCAATTCTGCTCCGTCCAGGTGCGCTTACGCGCGTTGGTGAAACAGCTGTCATCGAACCGACGCTGCGCCAGATGTTTGATACGGTTGTTGAATTGCCGGAACCAGGTTTTGCTGATGGCGGCGACGTTCTGACGACCCAGAAGACCGTCATGATCGGCCTTTCCGCTCGTACCGACAAAGCAGGCGCAGCAGCCCTGATCGCCAGCCTCGATAAGATTGGTCGCAAGGGTGAGGTTGTCTCGACCCCTGAAGGCGTCCTTCATTTCAAAACCGACTGCTCGCTGGTCGATGAAGAAACTGTTCTTTCGACGAACCGTCTCGCAAAGTCGGGCGTATTCTCTGGTCTTCGCCAGCTGATCGTTCCAGAAGGCGAAGAAGCTGCTGCCAATGCGCTGCGCGTCAATGACGTCGTGATGGTCGGCTCGGATTTCCCACGCACCATCGAGTTGCTGGAGAAGAGCGGCTATAACGTGGTTCCGCTCAAGACCACGGAGATCGGCAAGATCGATGCGGGCCTTTCCTGCATGTCGCTTCGCTGGTATCGCAAGTAA